A portion of the Chondrinema litorale genome contains these proteins:
- a CDS encoding TolC family protein produces the protein MYLNTIRNGILLFCLLLTHLTFSQDNDNSTAYSLEECVTFALQNAVAIKNAYIDMQSADASVNEIRADGLPQITGQVQFIDNYNLQKTLLPENFFDPEGSESVLVPVQLGVRFSGNVGVTLNQLIFDGTFFLGLKAAKTYKELAQKNMERSKIETVEAVTKAYYNALISEERLKLAEENYNRLDTLLRQTTAMFENGFSEKIDVDRIRVNMNNVKSQLANIEQMNQVSLILLKFQMGMKVSDPITLEGKISDVKDEFLQIDGREDINYNNRIEYSINQTQIELDKLNIKRYNVGYLPSLYAFAGIGANSGAQEISNLMNFGDYWFSNGNYGFTLSIPIFDGLRKKYQIEQARLTLLKSENNSWNIENMIETELAQAQIALESNITILNSERDNMELADEIYRVSNIKYQEGVGSSFELVDAETSLTQAQTNYYNALYNALIAKIDYLKAIGELGSE, from the coding sequence ATGTATCTAAACACAATTAGAAATGGGATATTACTTTTTTGTCTGCTGTTAACCCATTTAACGTTTTCGCAAGACAATGATAATAGTACTGCTTACTCACTGGAAGAGTGTGTGACGTTTGCCCTCCAAAATGCAGTTGCTATTAAAAATGCATACATAGATATGCAATCTGCAGATGCAAGTGTAAATGAGATACGAGCAGATGGCTTACCTCAAATTACAGGTCAAGTTCAGTTTATTGATAATTATAATTTACAGAAAACATTACTGCCAGAAAACTTCTTTGATCCTGAAGGATCAGAGTCTGTATTAGTGCCTGTACAATTGGGAGTGAGATTTAGTGGAAATGTTGGTGTAACACTTAATCAACTAATTTTTGATGGTACTTTTTTTCTAGGTTTAAAAGCTGCTAAAACCTATAAAGAGTTAGCACAAAAAAACATGGAAAGATCAAAAATTGAAACAGTTGAGGCGGTTACAAAAGCATATTATAATGCGCTTATTAGCGAAGAGCGATTAAAATTAGCTGAGGAAAATTATAACAGATTAGATACACTGTTGAGGCAAACTACTGCGATGTTTGAGAATGGTTTTTCTGAAAAAATCGATGTGGACAGGATAAGGGTGAATATGAATAATGTAAAATCACAGCTTGCAAACATTGAACAGATGAATCAGGTAAGTTTGATCCTTTTAAAGTTTCAAATGGGGATGAAAGTATCTGACCCTATTACTCTTGAAGGTAAAATTAGTGATGTGAAAGACGAATTTCTCCAAATTGATGGAAGAGAAGATATTAATTATAATAACAGAATTGAATACTCAATTAATCAAACACAGATCGAGCTAGATAAGCTTAATATAAAGAGATATAATGTAGGCTATTTGCCATCACTTTATGCATTTGCAGGAATTGGTGCTAATTCTGGAGCACAAGAGATAAGTAATTTAATGAATTTTGGTGATTACTGGTTTAGTAATGGAAATTATGGTTTCACCCTAAGTATTCCAATATTTGATGGACTCAGAAAAAAATATCAAATCGAGCAAGCACGCCTTACTCTATTAAAGTCAGAAAATAATAGTTGGAATATTGAAAATATGATTGAGACAGAGTTAGCACAGGCTCAAATAGCTTTAGAAAGTAATATAACTATTCTTAATAGTGAAAGAGATAATATGGAGTTGGCTGATGAAATTTATAGGGTGTCAAATATCAAATATCAAGAAGGTGTTGGTTCGAGTTTCGAATTGGTAGATGCTGAAACATCGCTTACTCAGGCGCAAACAAATTACTACAATGCGCTTTACAATGCACTAATTGCAAAGATTGATTACCTAAAAGCTATAGGTGAGTTAGGCAGTGAATAA
- a CDS encoding TetR/AcrR family transcriptional regulator, producing MSKLDTKERIILAASNLFWTYGIRNVKMDDIANELSISKKTIYQFFKDKNEIVTISVKSLLEKERMFIEEKIEQSVDAMDELFISIEYFKKFFRTLNPSLLTDLENHYPEAWEVYLYYKESCFKYSLISSMKRGIREGIFRDDFDIEIMARMRMQQVQFAFDSKVFPLQDFDFFEIQIQFIEHFVLGISTIKGFERIQAYRESQKKKT from the coding sequence ATGAGTAAATTGGATACAAAAGAAAGAATAATTTTAGCAGCCAGCAACCTCTTTTGGACCTACGGTATCAGAAATGTAAAAATGGATGATATCGCTAATGAACTATCTATTTCCAAAAAAACCATCTATCAATTTTTTAAAGATAAAAATGAAATAGTTACAATAAGTGTAAAGAGCCTTCTGGAAAAAGAAAGAATGTTTATTGAAGAAAAAATTGAACAGTCTGTTGATGCAATGGACGAACTTTTTATTTCTATTGAGTACTTCAAGAAGTTTTTTCGAACATTAAACCCTTCACTTTTAACAGACCTAGAAAATCATTATCCCGAAGCATGGGAAGTCTATCTGTATTATAAAGAGTCTTGTTTTAAATATAGCCTCATTAGCTCAATGAAAAGAGGAATTAGAGAAGGTATTTTTAGAGATGATTTTGATATAGAAATAATGGCTAGAATGAGAATGCAACAAGTTCAGTTTGCATTTGATTCTAAGGTGTTTCCACTACAGGATTTCGATTTTTTTGAAATACAAATTCAGTTTATTGAACACTTCGTATTGGGCATTTCGACTATAAAAGGATTTGAAAGAATACAAGCTTACAGAGAAAGTCAGAAAAAGAAAACCTAA